The sequence TATTGTTTTATCGCAAAGCATTTGAAACACAAAAGGGGGCATTACGCCCCCGTTTCATTAATTATTAAAATCATATCAATTTAAATGCCAGCGCCTTCTTCAAAGTCATTTTGCCCTGTTTTAGTATGGTCATCAATAACCAGTCGTAAAAATGGGCGAAATAGAAAATCAACGGCAAAGATTGCGCAAGCAGCCAATGCTGGTGCACCAAAAGCCAAAGGAATAGCTGCGAGCACCAGCGAAGCAATTGCACGCAGCAAAATAATTGCAGGAGCTTTACTGAGCGGCGCATTTAACCAAATTTGTGCCAAATGATATAAGGTAGGTGTATTTGTCGCCTTTTCAGCTTCATCATTTAAAAACTTATAATCAAAGCAATTGCGCACAACGCCAAGGGCGACGGTTTCATTGCTTATCGCATCTATCAAAATGAACGATCCAAGCCCCCTATTATCATTATAAGGCGTTGCCACCACTGGCTTTTCAACCGTGATATAAATATGGCCAATTTCGTTCATTTGCAGCGATTGGCTAGGGCTACCCTTATAGCTGTGAATATCAAATTTTTGCTCAATTGTGTCCGTGGTTGCTGGTGTTACATTGCTAGCGAGTTTTAAAATCAACCGCCGACCATTTTCCAATGGTGTTTCACTCATCCATAGGATTTCACCCTTAAGCGTTTTAGACGGGCGAATAGGATCATCTTGGCGTACCAAAACATCACCGCGCGAACTATCAATCTCATCTTCAAGCGTAACAGTTATTGCGTCGCCATTTATGGCTTGGGTTACATAGCCTGATGGGGTAATGATTTCCTTAACGCGGCTTGTACGGCCACTTGGCAAGGACTTTACCTTATCACCGACATTTAAAACACCGCTGCTTAATGTGCCGCAAAACCCACGAAAATCATGATTGGGACGATTAACCCATTGAATAGGCAAACGCGGCGGCTCATCAAAATTAATATTTGATGTCGATGGCGTGATATCTTCCAAATAATCAAGCAGCGTTGGCCCTTGATACCAGCTAAGCTTATCATCCTTTTTGGTGACATTAACGCCAAGTTTGGCACTCAATGGAATGAAGATAATATCTTGAAAATTCAAACTTGGCAGCAATGCCCGATAATCTTTTTCAATGCGTTGAAATGTTTCTTCATCATAATCAACAAGGTCCATTTTATTAACCGCAACAATAACCGAGCGGATGCCAACCATTGAGGTTATAAAGGAATGGCGTTTGGTTTGTGGCAATATGCCTTTTCGTGCATCCACCAAAATAATGGCAAGATCGGCACTTGATGCCCCCGTTGCCATGTTACGGGTATATTCTTCATGGCCGGGTGCATCAGCAATGATGAAGGAACGCTTTGGCGTTGAAAAGTAACGATAAGCCACATCAATAGTAATGCCCTGCTCGCGCTCGGCAGCAAGACCATCAACCAAAAGTGCAAAATCTAATACATCGTCCTTATTGCCAAATTTGCGCGAATCTTGCTCCAATGTTTCAAGCTGGTCATCAAAAATAGCGCCAATGTCGTGTAAAATCCGCCCAATCAAGGTGGACTTCCCATCATCGACCGAACCACAGGTAATAAAGCGCAATAGCGAGCGTTGTTGCGGCATTTGCTCTGGCAAAGAAACATCAAGCGATGAGTTTAAAACCTCATCAGATGGTGAAACTTCATCAGAAGGTGAATGATCTATTTTCAAAGCAGCCGACATCAAAAATACCCCTCTTGCTTTTTTTGTTCCATGGAAGCATTGCCATCCTTATCAATCGCGCGGCCTTGCCGTTCTGATGTGCGAGATAGGCGCATTTCTTCGCGAATATCATCTAGATTTGCAGCAGTGGATTGTATTGCACCCGTTAATGGATAGCAGCCAAGGGTGCGAAAGCGCACCGATAATTGCTCAATCTTTTCACCATCACGTAAAACCATGCGATCATCATCACGCATGATAAGCATGCCATCACGCTGCACAATAGGACGAGGTTTGGCAAAATAAAGCGGCACAACTGGTATATTTTCCAAAGCAATATAATCCCAAATATCTTTTTCAGTCCAATTCGATAGCGGAAACACCCGAAAACTTTCTCCACTATTTTTGCGCGTATTAAATAATGACCAAGGCTCTGGCCGTTGTTTTTTAGGATCCCAGCGGTGTTCGCTTGAGCGCAGCGAGAAAACCCGTTCCTTTGCCCTGCTCTTTTCCTCATCTCGCCTTGCACCACCAAAGGCGGCATCAAATTTATATTTGTCCAATGCTTGCTTTAAGCCTGCTGTTTTCATTACATCGGTATGGATGCGTGAACCTGAATCAAAAGGATTAATTCCTGCCTTGATGCCTTCTTCATTTTTGTGAACGATAAGATTTAAACCAAGACGCTTTACCGTTTCATCGCGAAACTCGATCATCTCGCGAAATTTCCACCCTGTATCCACATGCAGCAATGGAAATGGCGGAATACCAGGGTAAAAGGCTTTCATCGCAAGATGAAGCATAACCGCAGAGTCCTTACCAATAGAATAGAGCATTACCGGATTATCAGCTGTTGCCGCAACTTCACGGATGATATAAATGGCTTCCGATTCAAGGCGTTGCAAATGACTTTGAGAAGCATGGTTTTTATTTGGGGTTTGCGGCTTGCCGCTTTGTTCTAAATACATTGTCAAACTTTCTCAAAAGCTGCTTGGGCTTGATTGGTCTTTTTTGCGGACAAGGAATGGCTATTTTGCACATGTAAGCCACATTCGCGGGCAGTTTCAGTTTCCCACCACCAACGGCCGGCACGCTCCTCCTCTCCAGCGCGTATGGCGCGGGTACATGGCGCGCAGCCAATAGATAAAAAGCCTTCCTTGTGTAGGCTATTAATCGGAATGTCATTTTGCTGGGCAATCA comes from Bartonella sp. HY038 and encodes:
- the cysD gene encoding sulfate adenylyltransferase subunit CysD; translated protein: MYLEQSGKPQTPNKNHASQSHLQRLESEAIYIIREVAATADNPVMLYSIGKDSAVMLHLAMKAFYPGIPPFPLLHVDTGWKFREMIEFRDETVKRLGLNLIVHKNEEGIKAGINPFDSGSRIHTDVMKTAGLKQALDKYKFDAAFGGARRDEEKSRAKERVFSLRSSEHRWDPKKQRPEPWSLFNTRKNSGESFRVFPLSNWTEKDIWDYIALENIPVVPLYFAKPRPIVQRDGMLIMRDDDRMVLRDGEKIEQLSVRFRTLGCYPLTGAIQSTAANLDDIREEMRLSRTSERQGRAIDKDGNASMEQKKQEGYF
- the cysN gene encoding sulfate adenylyltransferase subunit CysN; this translates as MSAALKIDHSPSDEVSPSDEVLNSSLDVSLPEQMPQQRSLLRFITCGSVDDGKSTLIGRILHDIGAIFDDQLETLEQDSRKFGNKDDVLDFALLVDGLAAEREQGITIDVAYRYFSTPKRSFIIADAPGHEEYTRNMATGASSADLAIILVDARKGILPQTKRHSFITSMVGIRSVIVAVNKMDLVDYDEETFQRIEKDYRALLPSLNFQDIIFIPLSAKLGVNVTKKDDKLSWYQGPTLLDYLEDITPSTSNINFDEPPRLPIQWVNRPNHDFRGFCGTLSSGVLNVGDKVKSLPSGRTSRVKEIITPSGYVTQAINGDAITVTLEDEIDSSRGDVLVRQDDPIRPSKTLKGEILWMSETPLENGRRLILKLASNVTPATTDTIEQKFDIHSYKGSPSQSLQMNEIGHIYITVEKPVVATPYNDNRGLGSFILIDAISNETVALGVVRNCFDYKFLNDEAEKATNTPTLYHLAQIWLNAPLSKAPAIILLRAIASLVLAAIPLAFGAPALAACAIFAVDFLFRPFLRLVIDDHTKTGQNDFEEGAGI